The proteins below are encoded in one region of Clostridium fermenticellae:
- a CDS encoding DUF881 domain-containing protein, giving the protein MRKVNAQISVAIVCGILGFMLAYQFKTLMKQDNDFSISNNNSTDVTVEIEQYKKEKNELNAKINSLENQITNYEEAAAGKSDATKNLLKEVEESRILTGSTDVKGPGIVIYLNPNNKLFGNDNLNDHITDKHLVYLVNELRFAGAEAISINDIRIVSRTGIRNAGNYILVNDEKISPSSQIVIQAIGDEKLLNSAMSFPEVFADFKGLCDVKFEKSDNITIKKYNKTYKFEYAKPVS; this is encoded by the coding sequence ATGCGTAAAGTTAATGCTCAAATTAGTGTGGCCATAGTCTGTGGAATACTAGGATTTATGCTTGCGTATCAGTTTAAAACTTTGATGAAACAGGACAATGATTTTAGTATATCAAATAATAATAGCACAGATGTTACTGTAGAAATTGAACAATATAAAAAAGAAAAGAATGAACTTAATGCTAAGATAAATTCTCTTGAAAATCAAATTACGAATTATGAAGAGGCAGCAGCTGGTAAAAGTGATGCTACTAAAAATCTCCTAAAAGAAGTTGAAGAGAGCAGAATACTTACAGGATCAACTGATGTGAAGGGACCGGGTATAGTAATTTATCTAAATCCGAATAATAAATTGTTTGGTAATGATAATTTAAATGATCATATAACAGACAAACATCTTGTTTATTTAGTTAATGAATTGAGATTTGCCGGAGCGGAGGCAATATCAATAAATGATATAAGGATTGTTTCAAGAACCGGAATAAGAAATGCTGGCAATTATATTTTAGTGAATGATGAAAAAATATCACCATCTTCTCAAATAGTTATACAGGCAATAGGTGATGAAAAATTGTTAAATAGTGCTATGAGTTTCCCGGAGGTCTTTGCAGATTTTAAGGGATTATGTGATGTTAAATTTGAAAAGTCAGATAATATTACTATAAAAAAATATAATAAAACTTATAAGTTTGAATATGCAAAACCGGTAAGTTAG
- a CDS encoding small basic family protein gives MLGFIGLIIGIIVGIVWNVNIPDKFSPYMSVAILACLDSVFGAIKGSLHKNFRADIFISGFFGNAVLAAALAYLGDKLGVPIYLAAVIVFGGRIFDNFATIRRLLLEKAKSRQ, from the coding sequence TTGTTAGGGTTTATCGGCCTTATAATAGGAATTATTGTAGGTATTGTATGGAATGTAAATATTCCTGATAAGTTTTCTCCTTATATGTCAGTTGCAATACTTGCCTGCTTGGATTCTGTTTTTGGAGCTATAAAGGGAAGTTTACATAAGAATTTTCGGGCTGATATATTTATATCTGGTTTTTTTGGCAATGCAGTTTTGGCTGCTGCGCTTGCCTATCTTGGAGATAAATTAGGAGTACCTATATATCTTGCTGCTGTGATAGTCTTTGGTGGGAGAATATTTGATAATTTTGCAACTATAAGACGGCTTTTGCTTGAAAAAGCTAAATCCCGGCAATGA